Below is a genomic region from Spirosoma radiotolerans.
CTGGCTAAGCGTTCGGCCAACACACTACCGGCAAACCCGGCGCCAACAATGGCATAATCGTAATGCATAAAACGGAATTGGATTAGTAACTGATTTATCTATTCTACAACATAAGCAAAATCGGGCTCATGCTGCACGCTACTCTGATGAAAAATAGGCCTACAAATACAAGACAATGCAGGCCATTGCCCATACATAACTACAAGGCTTTAGACGATGTATTTTTCTTCAGTTACGTATATAACTCACAATATAGCCTAATGATCTATGCAATGGTCAATTCTATTAGGCTACGGTCTAGCTGGCTGGCTTTATAGGCTCCTTCCTGAACCGTTTCCTCATTTCTTAGCGCCTTCTCAAAACGGCTTTTCTCAACGGACAGTTAGAATCAGGGTCAGGCAGCAGCTATCGAAGGTGCTCAACCCGTAGTGGGTAAGACCCATCAGGCTACTAGCCTAAAAGCTGCCTGAAACGCTATATATCTAATTTTTTGCGAATATGACACACCTCGTCAATAGCAGCCAACGCTCGCTTGGGGTAACCTTCCCGACCGAAAATCAGGCAAATATCGTGTTGTGGGCACCGCTTGCCAAACACGTTGCTATTAAAGTTTACGGGAATCAGGCGGCTATCCCGTTAAAAAAAGAAGACCTGGGTTACTGGTGTTTAACAACCAGCCAGCTCAAACCCGGTGACTTGTATACTTATATCCTTGATGGTCATCAGGAATACCCCGATCCCACTTCCCTTAGTCAGCCGCAGGGCGTACACGGTCCCTCGCAGGCAGTCGATACGGGTACTTTTCAGTGGGAAGATCAGTGTTGGGTAAACCCTGCCTTAGATAGTTACCTGCTCTACGAACTTCATACGGGCACCTTTACCCAGGAAGGCACCTTTCAGGCACTGGAGAGCAAACTGGATTATTTGAAAGCGCTGGGGGTAAATGCCATTGAAATTATGCCCGTGGCCCAGTTCTCGGATTCCCGAAACTGGGGCTATGATGGAGTATACACCTATGCCGTCCAGAGTTCTTATGGCGGAGCCGCCGGGTTGCAACACCTTATCAACGCCTGCCATTACAAAGGCATTGCGGTCGTGCTGGACGTTGTTTACAATCACTTCGGACCCGAGGGTAATTACGTAGGCGAGTTTGGCCCTTACCTGACCGACAAATATTGCACGCCCTGGGGCAAGGCCGTTAATTTTGATGACGCCTGGTGTGATGGTGTCCGTCGGTATGTGATTGAAAATGCCCTGATGTGGTTTCGCGATTTCCACATAGACGCCTTGCGGCTGGATGCCGTTCATGCCATTAAGGATTTTAGCCCGAAGCACATTCTTCAGGAACTGCGCGAAGAAGTCGATAAGCTCATGGCAGAAACCGGCCGTCGGCATTACCTGATTGTTGAAAGCGATCTGAACGACCCGCGCTTCATCAATCCACTGTCTGAGAATGGGTATGGCATGGATGCGCAGTGGATGGATGAATTTCACCATGCCCTTCGGGTT
It encodes:
- the treZ gene encoding malto-oligosyltrehalose trehalohydrolase produces the protein MTHLVNSSQRSLGVTFPTENQANIVLWAPLAKHVAIKVYGNQAAIPLKKEDLGYWCLTTSQLKPGDLYTYILDGHQEYPDPTSLSQPQGVHGPSQAVDTGTFQWEDQCWVNPALDSYLLYELHTGTFTQEGTFQALESKLDYLKALGVNAIEIMPVAQFSDSRNWGYDGVYTYAVQSSYGGAAGLQHLINACHYKGIAVVLDVVYNHFGPEGNYVGEFGPYLTDKYCTPWGKAVNFDDAWCDGVRRYVIENALMWFRDFHIDALRLDAVHAIKDFSPKHILQELREEVDKLMAETGRRHYLIVESDLNDPRFINPLSENGYGMDAQWMDEFHHALRVSIGEEPLGYYADFEGIGDLAKAYQNAYVYDGQFSEVRHKLFGYRAETNPGQQFIVFSQNHDQIGNRKLGERSSQLYSYEAVKLMAGAVFVSPYIPLLFMGEEWGETDPFYYFVSHSEPELVEAVRKGRKEEFAAFHSDEEVPDPESDETYERAKLQWDLLEQESHQILLRYYQTLIALRQQLPALAHLERRQLDVRADEANETLILHRWHEDQHVLCLMNFSDQPQSISLPEAGEAGVPWRKLLDSADSTWQPQPQSETGPAPEAVSASETIQANPESIIIYAQHHEKSRFHVPDPISPRLYLS